One genomic window of Mus pahari chromosome 23, PAHARI_EIJ_v1.1, whole genome shotgun sequence includes the following:
- the Ufsp1 gene encoding inactive Ufm1-specific protease 1 isoform X2 — MTAALPRTLELLQDVHLGLPGPCQDPARLALLSGHYLYYHYGCDGLDDRGWGCGYRTLQTLCSWPEGQSSGVPGLPALQGALEDMGDKPPGFRGSRNWIGCVEASLCLEHFGGPQGRLCHLPRGAGLRGEVERLYSHFTAGGGPVMVGGDADAQSKALLGICEGPGSEVYVLILDPHYWGTPKNRCELQAAGWVGWQKAPTAIKFGPGTMIMGR, encoded by the exons GAGCTGCTGCAGGACGTGCACCTGGGCCTGCCTGGGCCCTGCCAGGATCCCGCCCGACTGGCCCTCCTCTCGGGCCACTACCTTTACTATCACTACGGTTGCGATGGACTGGATGACCGTGGCTGGGGATGCGGCTACCGCACCCTGCAGACGCTGTGCTCCTGGCCAGAGGGCCAGTCCTCGGGCGTGCCTGGACTGCCAGCCTTGCAGGGAGCCCTAGAGGACATGGGCGACAAACCCCCCGGATTCCGGGGCTCCCGTAACTGGATCGGCTGTGTGGAGGCCAGTCTCTGCCTGGAACACTTCGGAGGACCTCAGGGGCGCCTATGCCACTTGCCCCGCGGAGCAGGGCTTAGGGGAGAAGTGGAGCGGCTTTATTCACACTTCACCGCGGGCGGGGGCCCAGTAATGGTAGGAGGAGATGCGGATGCCCAGTCCAAGGCCCTGCTGGGGATCTGTGAGGGACCCGGTTCCGAAGTCTATGTCTTGATCCTGGACCCACACTACTGGGGCACTCCGAAAAACCGTTGTGAACTACAAGCTGCTGGATGGGTGGGCTGGCAAAAG GCCCCCACCGCGATCAAGTTTGGGCCAGGCACAATGATTATGggcaggtga
- the Ufsp1 gene encoding inactive Ufm1-specific protease 1 isoform X1, which translates to MTAALPRTLELLQDVHLGLPGPCQDPARLALLSGHYLYYHYGCDGLDDRGWGCGYRTLQTLCSWPEGQSSGVPGLPALQGALEDMGDKPPGFRGSRNWIGCVEASLCLEHFGGPQGRLCHLPRGAGLRGEVERLYSHFTAGGGPVMVGGDADAQSKALLGICEGPGSEVYVLILDPHYWGTPKNRCELQAAGWVGWQKVNSVFDSNSFYNLCFTRRN; encoded by the coding sequence GAGCTGCTGCAGGACGTGCACCTGGGCCTGCCTGGGCCCTGCCAGGATCCCGCCCGACTGGCCCTCCTCTCGGGCCACTACCTTTACTATCACTACGGTTGCGATGGACTGGATGACCGTGGCTGGGGATGCGGCTACCGCACCCTGCAGACGCTGTGCTCCTGGCCAGAGGGCCAGTCCTCGGGCGTGCCTGGACTGCCAGCCTTGCAGGGAGCCCTAGAGGACATGGGCGACAAACCCCCCGGATTCCGGGGCTCCCGTAACTGGATCGGCTGTGTGGAGGCCAGTCTCTGCCTGGAACACTTCGGAGGACCTCAGGGGCGCCTATGCCACTTGCCCCGCGGAGCAGGGCTTAGGGGAGAAGTGGAGCGGCTTTATTCACACTTCACCGCGGGCGGGGGCCCAGTAATGGTAGGAGGAGATGCGGATGCCCAGTCCAAGGCCCTGCTGGGGATCTGTGAGGGACCCGGTTCCGAAGTCTATGTCTTGATCCTGGACCCACACTACTGGGGCACTCCGAAAAACCGTTGTGAACTACAAGCTGCTGGATGGGTGGGCTGGCAAAAGGTAAACAGTGTCTTTGATTCCAATTCCTTCTACAACTTGTGCTTCACCAGACGCAACTGA